The Panicum virgatum strain AP13 chromosome 5K, P.virgatum_v5, whole genome shotgun sequence genome has a window encoding:
- the LOC120708106 gene encoding phosphatidate cytidylyltransferase 1-like, whose translation MQRDTSSSDASASHTGRVRRRRQPSEATADGNRANGQPLLVNDRNKYKSMLIRTYSTVWMIGGFALIVYMGHLYIWAMVVVIQIYMARELFNLLIKSSEEKQLPGFRLLNWHFFFTAMLYTYGRFLSRQLVNTVTSDHLLYKVVSGLIKYQMFICYFLYIAGFVWFILTLKKKTYKYQFKQYAWTHMILLTVFGQSSFTVANIFEGIFWFLLPASLIVINDIFAYLFGFFLGRTPLIKLSPKKTWEGFIGASVTTIISAFLLANVMGHYQWLTCPRKDLSTGWLYCDPGPMFKPEHYSLGEWVPHWFPWKEVAIMPVQWHALALGLFASIIAPFGGFFASGFKRAFKIKDFGDSIPGHGGITDRMDCQMVMAVFAYIYHQSFIAPQNFSVEIILDQIIRNLTYEEQKYLYEQLGGIFHERQMQS comes from the exons ATGCAAAGGGACACCAGCTCTAGCGATGCTTCTGCTTCTCACACAGGGCGTGTTAGACGTCGGAGACAGCCAAGTGAG GCTACCGCGGATGGGAATAGAGCTAATGGACAGCCATTGCTTGTCAATGATCGGAACAAGTACAAATCAATGCTTATCCGTACATATTCAACAGTATGGATGATTGGAGGCTTTGCCTTGATTGTTTACATGGGTCATCTATATATCTGGGCCATGGTTGTTGTGATTCAAATATACATGGCAAGAGAGCTTTTCAACCTGCTCATAAAATCCAGTGAAGAAAAACAACTGCCAGGGTTCAGGCTCCTGAACTG GCACTTCTTTTTCACGGCGATGCTGTACACTTACGGGCGCTTTCTTAGTCGGCAGCTTGTGAATACAGTAACTTCAGATCACTTACTGTATAAGGTTGTCAGCGGCCTAATAAAATACCAGATGTTTATTTGCTATTTTCTTTATATTGCAG GGTTTGTATGGTTTATTTTGACTCTGAAGAAAAAGACATACAAGTATCAATTCAAACAGTATGCGTGGACGCACATGATACTTTTAACAGTTTTTGGACAGTCCTCGTTCACTGTGGCAAACATATTTGAAGGGATTTTCTG GTTTCTTCTGCCTGCTTCGCTCATTGTGATCAATGATATCTTTGCTTATTTATTCGGGTTCTTTCTTGGGAGAACACCATTGATCAAGTTGTCCCCAAAGAAAACTTGGGAAGGTTTTATTGGTGCATCAGTGACAACTATCATCTCTGCATTTCTG TTAGCAAATGTAATGGGCCATTACCAATGGTTGACATGCCCAAGAAAG gatCTATCAACTGGGTGGCTTTATTGTGATCCTGGTCCAATGTTTAAGCCGGAGCATTACTCGCTGGGAGAATGGGTACCACACTGG TTCCCATGGAAAGAAGTTGCCATTATGCCTGTGCAGTGGCATGCTTTAGCCCTAGGTCTGTTTGCATCAATAATAGCACCATTTGGAGGTTTTTTTGCGAGTGGCTTCAAGAGGGCTTTTAAAATAAAG gattTTGGTGACAGCATACCTGGGCATGGGGGGATTACTGACAGAATGGATTGTCAA ATGGTTATGGCAGTGTTTGCGTACATATACCACCAATCATTCATTGCGCCCCAGAATTTCTCTGTTGAGATAATCTTGGATCAG ATTATAAGAAACCTAACCTATGAGGAGCAAAAATACTTGTATGAGCAGCTTGGCGGAATCTTCCATGAGAGGCAGATGCAAAGCTGA